In Leucoraja erinacea ecotype New England chromosome 12, Leri_hhj_1, whole genome shotgun sequence, one DNA window encodes the following:
- the LOC129702193 gene encoding lectin-like, which produces MDPGTKLLLFFASLCCCDLQAAEEDVAESKITERREHKRRKREQFCDVWCLPNWALYNYTCYRVLPGLRTWVDAEVYCQNMVPGGHLASLHSLETSEFLADLSLNTLNSNMVWVGASDKYKAQIFFWTDGSQWDYFLWQSNYPTVGLLNHHCVLLQCVGLDAHSMSNADCSQSFAAVCEYKPEFD; this is translated from the exons ATGGACCCAGGAACAAAACTCTTGCTGTTTTTTGCTTCACTCTGTTGCTGTGATCTGCAAG cagctgaggaagatGTGGCTGAGTCGAAGATCACGGAACGGAGGGAGCACAAACGCCGAAAACGAGAACAGTTCTGTGACGTGTGGTGTCTTCCAAACTGGGCTCTGTACAATTACACCTGTTACCGAGTGTTACCCGGACTTCGTACATGGGTTGACGCTGAG GTGTATTGTCAGAATATGGTACCAGGTGGTCATCTTGCCTCACTTCACAGTTTGGAGACGAGTGAGTTTCTTGCAGATCTATCTTTGAATACATTGAATTCCAATATGGTTTGGGTTGGTGCCTCTGACAAGTACAAG GCACAGATCTTTTTCTGGACAGATGGATCTCAGTGGGATTATTTCCTCTGGCAAAGTAACTATCCTACTGTAGGACTATTAAATCACCATTGTGTTCTACTCCAATGTGTTGGACTAG ATGCCCATTCTATGAGCAATGCGGATTGTTCACAAAGCTTTGCAGCCGTTTGTGAGTACAAGCCGGAGTTTGATTAG